TATATATCATATTAATTAGTATATTGTCTGCTTAATTTGTTAACTTCTGAGAGAGGAATGCTAAAAATCACTGACTATTCAATTTCACttcaatttcacaaatatttgttgagtatctactatgtacCAAAACTATTCTAAACCcttatatcagtgaacaaaagagtCAGTTCCTTGACCTTATGGAACTTAAATTCTAGTGGAacagataataaacaataaaGATTATATAGGGTAAATTATATGTTAGAAGGCGATTAgtgatatggaaaaaataaaatatagagcaGAGTAAGGGGGACCAGATGATCAGGAGGGTGGGGTGAGCTACAGTTTTAAATACGATGATAGGGTAGATGTCTTTGAAAAGGCAAAATTTGAGCCACAACTTGAAGAAGGTGAGATTGACCCATGCATAGAAAAGAGTGTTCTGGAAGAGGGAACAACTACTGCAAAGGCCccgttggggggcgggggggagtacCCATTAGTAAGCCAGTGTGGCTAAAGCTAGTTGACCAAGGGAAGCATGGTTAGTAGGGAGGTCAGAGAGTCAATGGGGCCAGAACACACACAGCCTTCTAGGCCACTGTTAGTACTTTAGCTTTTACACTGAATGGAATGGGTGCTGTGTGGGGTTTGGCACAGAGGAGTGACATATTTGTAAAGGAtctgacatattttaaaaggatcacctTGGCTGTTGTACTGAAATTAGACAGGCCTGGTTAAAAGCAGGGAGTCAGTTAGGAAGCTATTGTAGTAAACCAAGTAAGAAATtatgcctgatttttttttttatatgcctgatttttaaaatcctaaattaGATCAATACCTTTACTCACTTCCTAAATAAAGCTTCAACTCTATTCATCTCTCTTGCCTTGTGTTACTGTCATTCACAATTTTACTTCCACTTTGTTTTTATACCCTCCAAATCAGTCTcagtcatcattattattattgttgttgctttatacgtatttttttatttactcatacatttatcaatttatttgttCACAATTCCTGCTTGCCTTTCTGTTCTTCCCTCTGTGAAGAATTTCCTTCTTCTGATGGCATATGCTTTAGAGTTCCTTCAGTGAGAGTCTTTTAGTGGACAATTCtacttgtatttctttattttgagtGATAGTGTAGCTTTTTTCCCTCTATCTTTTgactattattactgttattggaaaatctgcttttaaatttaattgtgattcctttgccttttctgattgttttaaattttttctttgtctttggtattCTGAAGTTGTATTATGCTATATGTGAAtgtggaattctttttctgtttgtttggtttttgctggttggttggttttggttttggccctgctgtgtggcttgtgggatctttgctccccgaccaggaatcgaactcCGGCCCTGGCAGTGCAatcgccaagtcctaaccactggacaaccagggaattcccattggtttgtttttaaaattctgttcaacacacaactatatataaaatagataaacaacaaagtcctactgtatagcacagggaactatattcaatatcttgtaataacctataatggaaaagaatctgaaaaagtatatatatatatatatatatatatataaactgaatcactttgctgaacacctgaaactaacacaacattgtaaatcaactatacttcagtttaaaaaaaaaattatgctcgAAGTTCACTGTGATTTCTGAATCTGAAGAGTCATGTCCAGGAGAATTCTGGGCAATTCTCCACTAGCATCTCTTTGAATATGGCCTCCTCAATGCCCACCACCAATTTTATTCTTCCCTTCTGAAACTCCAGTTAGATATATTTTAAACCTTCTCTTTCAATCCTTCctgtctcttaacctctctttcATATTTCGCATCTATCTCCTTGTGCTGCATTTTGAGAAGTTTCTTCAGATCCACCTTCTAGATCAAAGCTTTTCAGCTAGTCTCTTCTGCTCTTTAACCTACCCTTAAGGGTTACTGTTTTCAATGACTTCATTTTTCACTTCCAGAAACTCTACTTGATTCGTTTTCAATTCTGCCTAGTCTCTCATTAGGTAATCATGGTTTTGATACCTTATTGTTTAATCATATTAAACATattcggacttccctggcggtccagtggttaaggctccgtgcttccaatgcagggggcgggggtgggttcaatccctggtcagaactaagattccacatgccgtgcagccaaaacaaaaaaacaaacaaaagcttatAAACATATTCTATAACATAAACCCAAGAATTGTATGAATTCTTGGAAGTCTAATTCTACTGTCTGACATTTCTGCTAACTCTTGTTCATGTTTCCTTGTGCATTTTGTAAGTTTGCATTGTGAGCTCACATTCCATGGGCCTTTATATGTGGAAATCTTGTGTGACCTGGATACGAGAGTATATCCTTCTAGAGAAACTCAGAGTTTGCTTTCTAATAATGTCCCATACAATATTTGGGtgccctgtttgtttttctcaataTTTAGGACATTCTTATACTAAGAATGATTCATTATCTGACATTCAAATTTATCTGGACTCCTATAGTTTATCTGGCAAATCTACTGGTGTGAAACCCAAGTCTTGTCTCCCATCCCTAAACAGTTGTTAAAACTTCAGCATCTTACTTACCAAAActggcaaacaaaacaaaataaaacatcaatGCAAAAAACCCTCCACCAGATCACTCTggattccatttcttcttggttttgatttcctctcGGTTTTTGACCCTTGGAGATTTCCTTACTTTCAAAGGGAAGTCTTAGGTGTAGTTTTccggttttttaaaaaaagaccaaaaaaggcagtcacttttattttatttcttattttattttattgaggtataattgacatgtaacattatactagtttcaggtatacaacataatgatttgatatttgtatacactgtgaaatgatcaccacagtgaGTCATTAACATTCGTTACCACACATAGCtgcaaatttattctcttatgatgagaacttttaagatctattctcttagcaactttcaaatacaatattagtaactatagtcaccatgttgtacgtACATTCCcaagacttacttattttataattggaagcttgtacctttgACTACCTTTACCCATGTCACCCCCCGACCCCAACCCCTGcatctggcaaccacaaatctcttctctgtatctacgaattagttgggtttttttttcagttccacatgtaagtgagatcatatggtttgCAGGTCGCTTCTGCTTCTTGAATTCCCACATGCCTCTCCTAAGGCAACCAGTACAGACCTAGCACCCCACTAGGATGAAGAAAGGGTAAAATAGAGAGAAACCAATATAAATCGCTGTTTCAACATATGATCCATCGCACAGGTAAAGTGTTTGGTTAGAGTCAGTGATTGTATGAGGTCATTATTGCGCTGATTGAAAAAGAACTCATTTCTTCTTCTCATTGTACTACAGCAAAGGCTTCTTGGTAAGCCCGGCAGAAGCCGAGGGACCCAACCCATGGAGATATGCGGGAAGATACAGGCAGGCAATGGCTCCACTGATGGCTTGGATTTCAACCCCATGAAGGATTACATGATCCTGAGCAGTTCCCAAAAGATAGCTATCGCGGTGCTGTGCACCTCTCTGGGCATACTAAGCGCCCTGGAGAATCTGGTGGTGCTCTACCTGATCCTGTCCTCACACCGGCTCCGCAGGAAGCCCTCGTACCTGTTCATTGGCAGCTTGGCTGGGGCTGACTTTCTGGCCAGTGCGGTCTTTGCCTTCAACTTTGTAAATTTCCACGTCTTCCATGGCTTTGATTCCAAAGCTGTCTTCCTGCTGAAGATTGGCAGCGTGACTATGACCTTCACGGCCTCCGTAGGCAGCCTGCTGCTGACCGCCATTGACCGCTACCTCTGTCTGCACTACCCACCTACATACAAAGCCCTACTCACCCGTGGGAGGGCActggtgaccctgggcatcaTGTGGGTCCTCTCAGCATTGgtttcctctctgcctctcatGGGATGGACTTGCTGTCCCAGGCCCTGCTCCGAGCTTTTCCCCCTGATCCCCAATGACTATCTGCTGGGCTGGCTCCTGTTCATTGCTGTCCTCTTCTCTGGCATCATCTATACCTACGCACATGTCCTCTGGAAGGCCCGTCAGCATGTAACCAGCTTGGCTGAGCACCGGGACAGGCAAGTGCTCGGAATGGCCCGGATGAGGCTGGATGTGTGGTTGGCCAAGACCTTGGGGGTGCTGCTGGCTGTGCTCTTAATATGCTGGGTCCCGGTACTGACCCTCATGGTCTACAGCCTGGCCACCACTCTAAGCAAACAGGTCAAGGAGGTCTTTGCCTTCTGCTCCTTGCTCTGCCTTGTCAACTCCATGGTCAACCCCATCATCTACGCCCTGCGGAGTGGGGAGATCCGCTCCTCTGCCCGCCACCGCTTGGCCCACTGGAGGAAGTGCCTGAGGGGCCTCGGgcctgaaggaaaagaagagttCCCGAGGTCCTCAGTGACTGAGACAGAGGCTGATGTGaaaatcaccccagggccagatTCCAGAGAGCTGTACTGCTCTAATCACTAATGAGGTCACtttcacaattttaaataagCCAAGTCAGAAATCATTGCAATCCCTGGAGGAGAGTGTCTTTGATCCTCTCATCTTACTTGAACCAGCCCCAAAGGCCTGGACACTTACCCCTTTTCACTGAGTGTTGGCACTGACCCCTGGAGGGTAACCTGGCCACACCTGTCTGCACACAGTCTGTTGGGTAGCCAGACCCTGTGAGGGGCGGCAaggtgggcaggaggcaggaggcctgggacAGGCTCATTGCAGGTCAGGACAACCTTCCCAACAAGATGGCTTAGTGCCTGCATTCTCTAGAGACCACGGGAGCCAAGCGGAGCCTTCAGCCTCAGCAGTAAAGGGCCTGGAGGAAATCTGGGAAGAATGGATCACTCTCCTGGGATCTCAGGATGGCTGGCTAGCCCTTCTTCCTGTTTAATTGTTGGGTCCACCTTGGTTCTAGAGCTATGAAAGGCCCTACCTGCAGGTCACCCTTTCCCACAGAGGACCAAGAACTGCAATGCAATGAGGACCTAGGATGTGGATCCACCTCTTGCAGAGATAACTGACAAGCCTCCAGTTCAGGGCATCTTATCATTACGGTACCGGCCCTCTCTAACACCCTGGTAATCCCCACTCACAACCATTGTGTCCTCCTAGGTATGTGGGGAATACAGAGGAGACTGGGATCGCTTGAGATGCAGATTGGTTTTGTGAAGACCTATTTGATGGTACCACTGGAAGCAGGCAGTGTCCCAGGCTAACCCAActccaaaaaaaaggaagatattcACAGGGATTTTGTAAGTCCCCGAATTGTTCCCGGTCATCCCTCAATTCAGCCCCTTTGTCTCCTCCACCCCCATGCCCTATAATGAATAATAAGCAGAGcaagtgggaggaggg
The sequence above is drawn from the Tursiops truncatus isolate mTurTru1 chromosome 1, mTurTru1.mat.Y, whole genome shotgun sequence genome and encodes:
- the CNR2 gene encoding cannabinoid receptor 2, producing the protein MEICGKIQAGNGSTDGLDFNPMKDYMILSSSQKIAIAVLCTSLGILSALENLVVLYLILSSHRLRRKPSYLFIGSLAGADFLASAVFAFNFVNFHVFHGFDSKAVFLLKIGSVTMTFTASVGSLLLTAIDRYLCLHYPPTYKALLTRGRALVTLGIMWVLSALVSSLPLMGWTCCPRPCSELFPLIPNDYLLGWLLFIAVLFSGIIYTYAHVLWKARQHVTSLAEHRDRQVLGMARMRLDVWLAKTLGVLLAVLLICWVPVLTLMVYSLATTLSKQVKEVFAFCSLLCLVNSMVNPIIYALRSGEIRSSARHRLAHWRKCLRGLGPEGKEEFPRSSVTETEADVKITPGPDSRELYCSNH